The DNA sequence ACCGGGTTCACCGCATGGACGGGGTTGTTCGAGATCGCGAACATGGCCGCCGGGGAGACGGTCTTCGTCTCCGGCGCCGCCGGGGCCGTGGGCAGCGCCGCGGGCCAGATGGCCAAGCTGAAGGGCGCCGCACGGGTCGTCGGCAGTGCGGGCAGCAAGGCCAAGGTCGACTACGTCCGTGACGAACTCGGATTCGACGCGGCCTTCGACTACCACGACGGGCCTGTGGCCGACCGGTTGGCCGAGTCGGCGCCCGAGGGGGTGGACGTCTACTTCGACAACGTCGGCGGCGAGCACCTGGAGGCCGCCCTGCACAACATGCGCAACCACGGGCGGATCGCCCTGTGCGGGATGATCTCCCAGTACAACGCGACCGAGCCCGCGCCGGGGCCGCGCGACATGTTCCAGGCGATCGCCCGCCGGGTGCGGATGCAGGGCTTCATCGTCTCCGACCACGGCGACCGCATGCCGGCGTTCCTGGACGACATCGGCACGTGGCTGAACGAGAGCGCGATCCGGGCGGACGAGACCTTCGCCGACGGCATCGAGAACGCCCCCGACGCTTTCCTGGGCATGATGCGCGGACACAACACGGGCAAGATGATCGTGCGGCTCTAAGACCCCGGGCCCACCGGGCCCACTGCCGGCGTCCGGTCGACGACGTCCGCGGCGCGGTGAGCCGGTGCCGGGCACCGGTCCCGGTGCCGGTCCGGGTGCCGCACTCCCGGATCCCGCGACTCGCCGGCCTCACCGGGCCGCGCGCGGCGGCAGGGCGAGCCCGATGTGCTCGCCGATCTCCTCGATGAGACCCAGGTCGGCCAGCCTGAAGCTGCCTCGGTTGCTGCGGCGGATCAGCGTCAGGGCACCGCGGACGCCGCGGCTGCCCTTGAGCGGGACGCACATCAACGAGCCCGCGCCGAGCGCGCTGAGCATCGGGGCGCCGCCGCCCCGGCCCAGGACGGTCTCGTCCTCGATGAGCTGGTTGAGCACCGAGTTGCCGTTCTTCAGCACATCGCGCGGGACCTCCGAGCGCAGCGGATCCAGCGACTCCACCAGGGCGCGCTGTTCGTCGTCGCCCGCAGGGCCGGCCACGACCGCGCGGCGGGCCTGATCGGCGCTGTCGGGCAGGTCGCACACGTCGACGATCACCCAGTCGGCGTAGGAGTCGGCCAGCAGCGCCGCGGCGTCGTCCAGCGCCAGCGGGCGTCCCGCGCCGCCGGGACCCGCGCTGGCCAGCAGCAGCCGCGTCATCCGCGTCAGCACGTCGAGCCGGCGCGCGGCCAATACCACCACCTGGTCCTCGACCTCGGGCTCCAGCGGCGGCGGGCCCTCGTCCTCCGCGCTCGCCAGCGGCGGAGACATCACCACGAGCACAAGCGGAGCGGCCTCGGTGGGGACCTCCAGGCGGGTCAGCGTCAGGTGCACGTCCTCGGCCCACCCGCGCTGCGCCAGCCGCGACTCGAAGGAGGCGGGCTCTCCGCTGCGCAGCACCGCCGCCAGGCGCGAGCGCATCGCAGCACGGCGCCGCAGGTCGACGAAGTTGGAGAACGGCTTGCCGGAGAGGTAGCCGCCGGAGCTGCCCATGCGGTCGGCGCCGATCGCGTTCACCCGGCGGATGTAGCCCTCGTGGTCGAGCAGCACCACGGGCACGCTCAACTGGGTGAAGACGGCGCGCAGCACCGCGCGCTCGTCGTCGCCGTTGGACCTGCGCGGTGCGCTGGACTCCGCCGCCGCGGCGAGGTTCCGCCCGCAGTCCTGCAGCAACTGGTCGGCGAAGCCGAGTTCGGCGAGCGCCGCTTCGGCGGTGTCGGCGGAGTCGTCGGGATACATGGTGTGCGTGCTGCGCAGGGCCGCCGCGCGATCGCTCAGTTCGGCGATCTCGCGCTGCAGGTCGGCGAGGTTCTCCGGCACGCTGGGGCTCCTGTCGTGGGACGGGCGCGGGCACGCCGGGCGAGTGCGGGCCAAGCCCGGCCCCGCCATGACGCTAGCGCATGGGAGCCGCTGCGACGGGATCGCGGTTACCGTGGAGTTCACGGTCCGCCCGCCGCGCCCGTTCCGGCCGTCAGGCCTTTCCAGGGCACCGGACCGGAAAGGGGGACGTGCCCATGTGGGTCGACCGCCTCGCGCGCGAGATCGGCGCGCTGGGCCAGGCCGAGACCTCCAGCACCGAGCGCGCGCTGGACCGGATGAGCGCAGCGGCCGCCCGCGAGGTCCCGGGCTGCTCCGCGGCCCTGGTGGTCCTCTGGCACGATGTGGCACCCGGCGACGACCGCTCCGAGGAGTCGGAGGAAGTGGCCGGCCGCCACGTCGTGGTCGACTACGGCGCCTCCCACTCCGACCTGGCCACGGCCTTCGAGCACCAGTACACGACCGACGAAGGCCCCACGGTCGAGGCGGTCCGCGAGATGCGGCCGGTGACGGTCGGCGACGTGCTGCGGGAGGAGCGCTGGCCCGCCTACACCAGCATGGCCGTCCAATGCGGCGATCGCTCGTCGGTGACCTATCCCTGCGAGCTGGAGGGTGAAGCGGTGACCTTCGGCGTGCACGCCGGCCGCGCCGACGCCTTCGACGCCGCGGCGGCCACCCCGCTGCTGGCGCTGCTCGCCGAGCACGCGGCCGTCGCGCTGCACAGCGCCGACCGCTACACCGACGTGGCCCGCGAGGCCGCCCACATGCGCCGGGCGATGTCGGTGCGCGCCGTCATCGACCAGGCCAAGGGCATCATCATGCACGCCCGCGGCTGTGACGCGGAGGAGGCGTTCGAGGAGCTGCGCCGGGTCGCCCAGCGAAACCGGATGAAGGTCGCAGACGTGGCGCGCAGCCTCGTCGCCGAGCACGCCGAGAGCAGCGGCCGGTAGTCGGCGGGCGGGGTCGGCGCCGGCACGGCGCGGCCACGGGTGAGCCGACAGGCCGGGACTGCGGCGTATCAGTGTGATGACGCCCTGCAGTCGAGCCTGTATCGACTACTGTTGTGCCGCTAATGTTGGCGGCAGTGGGATCCGCACCGGAAGGCCGAAGGCGGCTCCGGGGGAACTGCGGCCCGCTTCCCCTCGTTGCGATGGCGACCGGCCACGACCGCGGCGCGCAGCGCCTTTCGTAGAGGATGGCGGGCGAGGGTGAGAGAGTCCGCGGCGCGCAGCGCCTCCAGCGGGAATCGAGGAACGTGACTGTGGCGACGGATATCCCTGTCCGATCGGAGGGCGATGTCGTGGTGGTCGCACCCGAGGGCGAACTCGACGCCGTCACCTCGCCCGGCCTCGCCGACGTCCTCGACAGGCTGCTGGCGGCGGACCCGCCGTGCCGGGGGATCGTGATCGACCTCTCCCGGGTGGGCTTCTGCGACTCCCGCTGCATCGGCGTGCTCGTGTCGGCCTACCGCCAGGCTCGCGACCAGGGCGTCGGGCTCGCCGTCGCGGCGCCCCAGCGCAGCGTGCTCCGGCTGTTCGTCATCGCCGGCATCGACCAGGTGATGCGCATCGAGCAGGACACCGGCCACGCTGTGGAGACCGTGCTCGCCTGAGTGTTTTCCGCGTTGATCTCGTATCCCCGGTCAGTCCCTGCCGGGGCCGGACATGGGCCCGGATCGCAGGGCTGCCCGCAGGCAGGTGCGCGGTCCACCCTCAGGCACGGAAGTGCAGCCGGATCACTGTCCCGTGCACGTCGCCGCTGATCTCCATGAAGTCGCACACCTGCCGGGTGATCCACAGGCCGTAGCCGCGCGGGCTCAACGGGTCGGCCGGGTGGTAGCCGCCCAGCGGGTCGGTCGGGCCGCCGCCGCGGTCCAGCACGTCGCAGACCACCCAACCGGGACTGCGCCAGAGCGAGACCGTGCCGGCGCCGCCGCCGTGCTCGACCACGTTCGCGGCCAGCTCGTTGACGGCGACCACCAGGTCCCCGCGGCGCTCCTCGCGGACCTCGGCCTTCTCGGCGAGTTCGGCGACCGCAGTGCGCAGCGCGGCGAGGTCACCGCCGATCTCCAGACTGCGGAGCTCCCCGGCGGGTGCGGGCAGCAGGCGGTCGATGTCCCGGGCGCTGAAGACCGCCGGTTCGACGTAGTCGGGGCTGCCGTGTTCGTCGCCGCTGCTCAGCAGCAGCGGGTGGGTCCGGCGGACGTCGCGCAGCACTGCCGGGGGCAGCACCCGGCTGTCGTGCAGGCACAGTAGCCGCATCCGGGTGTCGGAGAGCGCGCCGGCCAGCACCGAATCCAGCCGGTGCCACTCGCGCAGCCGCACCGGGTCCTCCGCCGGAAGCGGAGGCTCACCCACCATCAGTACGGGAAGAGGGTGTTCGGCCCGCGCACACCGGTGCAGCGCCGCCAGCGTGCGGCCCGGAGCGTCGTAGAGCACTGCCCGATCCACGGACTCCACGGCGGCGGCGTCGGCAGGGGACAGCCCGGCCAGGACCGCGGCGCGGGTGCGCGGCGCCACCGCGAGGACGGCGCGCTCGCCGTCCGCCAGGGCGGCGCGCACCCGCGGCGCCACCCGGCTGCTCAGATCCTGGTCACAGGAGTAGAACACCCCGCAGTGCGCGAACCCTCCGGTCCGTTCCGCTTCCGTTCCCGCCGACTTCGTGCGCGACGTCATGGCCTCATCCCGGCGGCCCTACCGGCCGCAGCCGATGCCCTCCGTTCGACGCCGGGCGCCGAGGCGCCCGGACGTCCCTCAGTGTGCACCATCGCCCGCGGCGTGCTGCAGCTCGGCCTCGCCGCCGGGACATGCCCGCTGGTAGACGCGCTCGGTTTCGGCGGCCACCCGCTGCCAGGTGAAGCGGGAGGCCGCGCGGTCGCTGCCGGCGATGCCGTAGGCGGTGGCCATCGTCGGCTCGGCGGCGAGCGAGCGAACCGCGCGGGCCAGCGCGTCCGGGCGTGCCGTGCGCAGCAGCGTCCCGGTGGTCCCGTGTAGCACCGCCTCGTTTACGCTCCCGACGCCGCGGGCCACCACCGGTAGGCCGCAGGCCATGGCCTCCAGCACGGCGCCCCCGCTTGGCTCGTATGGGGAGCCGGACACGAAGACGTCGGCGGAGCGCAGCAGGCGCGGCAGCTCCTTGCGGTCGAGCGGGCCGGTGAGGCTGAGCCGGTCGTCGACGCCGAGCTCCTTGGCGAGCAGCTCCAGGCGCCGCGCGTCGTCGTCGAGGGGCAGCTCCGCATGCGCCGGCCCCGCCGCGATGGTCAGCTCGGCGTCGGGCAGCCTGCGCAGGGTGTGCAGGAGCGCGTCGGCGCCGCCGCCGGCCAGGTCGGTCACCGCAACCAGCCGGGTGCAGCCGCTCTTGCGCGGACTCCACGTCTCGGCCGAGGTGGCGCCCTCGACACTGAAGTGGTCGGTGTCGACGCCGAACGGCACGACGCTCACTCGGTCGCGCTGCAGGCCCATCCGCGCCAGTTCGAAGCGCTGGTCGGAGGAGTTCACCGAAACGTGGTCGGCTCGGCCGGCGACCGCGGCCTCGATGCGGGCGCGGTGGGCCCGCTCGGAAAGGCCCGCACGCTGCTCGGCGGCGTTGAGGGAGTGGAACGTCTGCACGATGGGCAGGGGTTCGCTGTCTGCGGCGGCGTCCTGCGCGGCCGAGACGGCCGCGAGTCCGCTGGTCCAGCCGAAGGCGTGCAGCACATCGGGGGACTCCTCGGCGAGCCGCGGGCCCAGTTCGCGGGCGAAGTCGCCGGTGTGGTCGGCGGCTGCGCTTTCCTCCAGCGGGCGCTCGGGCCCGGCTGCGAGGTGCTCGACGGTCACGCCGCGGCCCATGCGGGAGCGTTCGGCCAGGGCGGGGGAGTGGCGGCGGGCGTAGACGGTCACGCGGTGGCCGAGTTTGGCGAGCTGGCGGGAAAGGGCGGCGATGTGGACGCTGTCGCCGCAGGCGGGCTCTCCCTTGTGCGCGGCGAGGGGGTTGGTGTGCTCGGCGACCATGGCGATCTTCACGTGTGGCTCCTCAGGGCGAGACGACGACCCGATGCGAAAGCGGTGGCCGGGCCGCAGGGTTGCGGTGCCGCGGGGAACGCGGCGCCGCCGGGCGCGCGGCATCGCCGCGCCGGCGGCCGCACGGGGCGGCGGCGGGCGCGGAGCGGTCCGGGCACGCGGCGGGAACGAATCCAGGGAAAAGGATCGGAAAAGCAGTGGAGACTGGGCAGACGCATGGAGATCACACCTTCGAGCGTTCGCGGAAAAAGAAAAGCGCTCGCTTGAAGGCAGGCGCTGTGCGAGAACAGCGCCGCGGCGAGCGCGCGAACGTCGGTGTGTCTGCGTCTTAGACACCCAACAAAGTAAAGTATGCCAGACCTTCGCCCCCGGAACAAGGCGGCGCTGACCTGCGGTGCTGCACTCACGATGCGGGTGGACGCTGGTGGCGCGCGTTTGACCGGTGATCCCGCGGGCACGGTTGGCGGCGTAGGTGTAGGTGTCGCCTGTGACGTGAAAGAGCGAGGAACCCATGATTGCGCGGCCACCCCGGCGTACCGCTGCGGCGGAGGCACGGCAGGGGAGGCCGGCGGTTCCACGGGACCCGCTGCCGGGCTACACGCCGCGCGGTGCGCTGCGCGGTCGGCGTGCGCTGCTCATGGGCGGCCTGGCCGACGGCGGCCCCGGGCGCGCCGTCGCAGCCGCGCTGGCCAAGGAGGGCGCCGCCGTCGCGCTGGCCGACACCACGGGGCTGCCCGGTCTGCCGCCGGGCGCCCAGCCGGTGCCCCGGCAGCGCTTGGGCGACGACCCGGTGCTGCTGGCGGCGGGGCTCGTTTCGGCTCTGGGAGCGTGGTCGCTGGCCATCCACTGCGATCCGGCCAGCGCGGCACAGGGCCGCGCGGCGGTGGCCCACACCGCGCTGGAGTTCGGCGCTGTGGACCTGCTCGTGGTCCACGGTGGAGCGGCGGGCGCGGTGCGCGACGAGGGGCGCATGGGCGGTCCGGGCGTCGCCGTCGGGGCGGCCGCGCCGGCACCGCGCACGCGTCGCGGCGCACGACTGACGGGAGCGCTGCGCGTCGCGCGCGAGGCGCGGCCTTTTCTGGGCGAAGGCGCCGCTGCGGTGCTGCTGGTCCGGCGCAGCGAGCCGGAGGTTTCCGCGGCGCCGCTGCGGGCGGAGCTGCGGACGCTGGCGGGAGCGATGCACGGGCGACGGGCCAGGCTGAACTGCCTGATTCCGCGCGCCGCCGACACAGACGCGGGCATCGCGGCCGCGGTCGCGGAGCTGGCCGCCGGCGGAGGACGCAGCGGAGAAGTGGTAGGAGTGGCGCAGGTTGCGCATCCGCGGTGACAGGAGCGGAGGTTTTCGCCGCTTTCGGGGGTACGTGGGTGACGGATGCTCGCCCAAGGTCGGGTACGGCTCTACGTTGGGTGCGATGAACCGAGCGGGAACTGCGTATGAGGGCGATTTCCGCCATGATGTACGCGGATTTTGACCACGATCAGCGGTCCCCCGATACGGTTGCATGATCAACGCGCCGCGGCCTCCCGTTCGGCCAGGCGCCGCTTGGGACTGTTCGGCAGGAACTGCCGTCGAAACAGGAGGTTGGGCGTATGGGTGTCGCTGGTGGGGAAGTCTCGGTCACGGCTCTCACACACCGGGGCGCCGTACGCTCGGCCAACGAGGACGCCGTGGTCATGGGTGCGCTCACCGTCGCCAGCGCCAACATGACGCTCCCGGTGCGCTGCGTGCTGCCCGTCAGCGAACCGGTGATCCTCGCTGTCGCCGACGGCCTGGGCGGCCACGCGGCGGGGGAGATCGCCTCCGAGCACGCCGTGCACCGCATGGCCGAGATGAGTACGCGGCTGGCCGGCCCGGACGACGTCGACGTGCTGCTGAAGAACATCGACGAGGAGATCAAGGACCACGCCACCCAGCACACCGAGTTCTCCGGGATGGGCACGACGGTGGCCGGGCTGCTCCTCAACAACGATGGCAATTTCTGGTTCAACGTGGGCGACTCCCGCACGTACCGCTTGGAGGGCACGCGCCTGCGGCAGCTTTCCCAGGACGACTCGCCGCCGCTGCCCCCCTCCGACGACGGCAAGCCCGTCACGACGAACTTCATCACCCAGTCGCTGGGCGGCAGCGGAAGCACCGCGATGGTGCCGCACGTGGGGCGCGACCACGAGCCCGACCCCGGTACCTGGCTGATGTGCAGCGACGGCCTCTCCGACCTCGTGCCGGTGGAGGAGATGGAGCGCATCATCGCCGAGGCGGGCAGCGACGAAGGCGCGGTGCACGGGCTGTGGCAGGCCGCCATGGAGGGCTCGGGCCGCGACAACATCAGCATCCTGCTGGCCCGCCGCGTCTGAGATGAGTGAGTCCGATGTCTTCGGTCGCCGGAGGCGGCTCGGGTCTGCAGGGCGGCCTTGCGGGTCTGCCGGGCGGCGGGCGGTCTGCAGGAGAAGCGGCGGCGACGGCGGCAGTGGGGCGGGCCCGCGCCCACCGGGCCGGGTGCCCGCCGGTTGGGCGCCCGGCGCCGCGCCGAGCCTGGCTCTAGGGACGTCTCGGCGCCGAAAGTGTCCC is a window from the Streptomonospora litoralis genome containing:
- a CDS encoding sensor histidine kinase translates to MTSRTKSAGTEAERTGGFAHCGVFYSCDQDLSSRVAPRVRAALADGERAVLAVAPRTRAAVLAGLSPADAAAVESVDRAVLYDAPGRTLAALHRCARAEHPLPVLMVGEPPLPAEDPVRLREWHRLDSVLAGALSDTRMRLLCLHDSRVLPPAVLRDVRRTHPLLLSSGDEHGSPDYVEPAVFSARDIDRLLPAPAGELRSLEIGGDLAALRTAVAELAEKAEVREERRGDLVVAVNELAANVVEHGGGAGTVSLWRSPGWVVCDVLDRGGGPTDPLGGYHPADPLSPRGYGLWITRQVCDFMEISGDVHGTVIRLHFRA
- a CDS encoding ANTAR domain-containing response regulator: MWVDRLAREIGALGQAETSSTERALDRMSAAAAREVPGCSAALVVLWHDVAPGDDRSEESEEVAGRHVVVDYGASHSDLATAFEHQYTTDEGPTVEAVREMRPVTVGDVLREERWPAYTSMAVQCGDRSSVTYPCELEGEAVTFGVHAGRADAFDAAAATPLLALLAEHAAVALHSADRYTDVAREAAHMRRAMSVRAVIDQAKGIIMHARGCDAEEAFEELRRVAQRNRMKVADVARSLVAEHAESSGR
- a CDS encoding NADP-dependent oxidoreductase produces the protein MTTPETARAVHLAARPEGEPGPENFRVVEEPVASPAPGEILVRNRYMSVDPYMRGRMRDAKSYVPPFELNRPMEGAALGEVVASRSEAVAEGSLVQHNLGWREYATLPAEQAQVLDPDRVPSVTDYLGVAGGTGFTAWTGLFEIANMAAGETVFVSGAAGAVGSAAGQMAKLKGAARVVGSAGSKAKVDYVRDELGFDAAFDYHDGPVADRLAESAPEGVDVYFDNVGGEHLEAALHNMRNHGRIALCGMISQYNATEPAPGPRDMFQAIARRVRMQGFIVSDHGDRMPAFLDDIGTWLNESAIRADETFADGIENAPDAFLGMMRGHNTGKMIVRL
- a CDS encoding STAS domain-containing protein, which codes for MATDIPVRSEGDVVVVAPEGELDAVTSPGLADVLDRLLAADPPCRGIVIDLSRVGFCDSRCIGVLVSAYRQARDQGVGLAVAAPQRSVLRLFVIAGIDQVMRIEQDTGHAVETVLA
- a CDS encoding glycosyltransferase; this encodes MKIAMVAEHTNPLAAHKGEPACGDSVHIAALSRQLAKLGHRVTVYARRHSPALAERSRMGRGVTVEHLAAGPERPLEESAAADHTGDFARELGPRLAEESPDVLHAFGWTSGLAAVSAAQDAAADSEPLPIVQTFHSLNAAEQRAGLSERAHRARIEAAVAGRADHVSVNSSDQRFELARMGLQRDRVSVVPFGVDTDHFSVEGATSAETWSPRKSGCTRLVAVTDLAGGGADALLHTLRRLPDAELTIAAGPAHAELPLDDDARRLELLAKELGVDDRLSLTGPLDRKELPRLLRSADVFVSGSPYEPSGGAVLEAMACGLPVVARGVGSVNEAVLHGTTGTLLRTARPDALARAVRSLAAEPTMATAYGIAGSDRAASRFTWQRVAAETERVYQRACPGGEAELQHAAGDGAH
- a CDS encoding PP2C family protein-serine/threonine phosphatase; this translates as MGVAGGEVSVTALTHRGAVRSANEDAVVMGALTVASANMTLPVRCVLPVSEPVILAVADGLGGHAAGEIASEHAVHRMAEMSTRLAGPDDVDVLLKNIDEEIKDHATQHTEFSGMGTTVAGLLLNNDGNFWFNVGDSRTYRLEGTRLRQLSQDDSPPLPPSDDGKPVTTNFITQSLGGSGSTAMVPHVGRDHEPDPGTWLMCSDGLSDLVPVEEMERIIAEAGSDEGAVHGLWQAAMEGSGRDNISILLARRV
- a CDS encoding PAS domain-containing protein, with protein sequence MPENLADLQREIAELSDRAAALRSTHTMYPDDSADTAEAALAELGFADQLLQDCGRNLAAAAESSAPRRSNGDDERAVLRAVFTQLSVPVVLLDHEGYIRRVNAIGADRMGSSGGYLSGKPFSNFVDLRRRAAMRSRLAAVLRSGEPASFESRLAQRGWAEDVHLTLTRLEVPTEAAPLVLVVMSPPLASAEDEGPPPLEPEVEDQVVVLAARRLDVLTRMTRLLLASAGPGGAGRPLALDDAAALLADSYADWVIVDVCDLPDSADQARRAVVAGPAGDDEQRALVESLDPLRSEVPRDVLKNGNSVLNQLIEDETVLGRGGGAPMLSALGAGSLMCVPLKGSRGVRGALTLIRRSNRGSFRLADLGLIEEIGEHIGLALPPRAAR